In a genomic window of Gossypium arboreum isolate Shixiya-1 chromosome 7, ASM2569848v2, whole genome shotgun sequence:
- the LOC108484094 gene encoding transcription factor MYB17-like, protein MGRTPCCERKGLKKGPWGPEEDEILINYINKHGHGSWRSLPKLAGLRRCGKSCRLRWTNYLRPDIKRGPFTLDEEKLVIQLHAILGNRWAAIASQLPGRTDNEIKNLWNTHLKKRLLCMGVDPLTHEPVTSGGPTTRPRSSPATRHMAQWESARLEAEARLSKGSLFFNSPPTSVKPDPDFFLRLWNSEVGESFRKLNGEAKTDCRSPISQASSSTKCGSVSGVTVDVGPIAAGSSTPKSSRTEDPIMFDASFSSCSNESEDSSDTALQLLLDFPINNDMSFLEDVDTYATPLQC, encoded by the exons ATGGGGAGGACGCCATGTTGTGAGAGGAAAGGTTTGAAGAAAGGGCCATGGGGTCCTGAAGAAGATGAGATACTTATAAATTACATCAACAAACATGGCCATGGAAGCTGGCGTTCTCTTCCTAAGCTTGCTG GTCTTCGTCGTTGCGGCAAGAGTTGCCGGCTTCGGTGGACAAATTATCTTAGGCCTGACATAAAACGCGGCCCCTTCACTCTTGACGAAGAGAAGCTTGTCATCCAGCTTCATGCCATTCTTGGAAACag GTGGGCAGCCATTGCTTCTCAATTACCAGGACGAACTGATAATGAGATCAAGAACCTATGGAACACTCACTTGAAGAAACGCCTGCTTTGCATGGGTGTTGACCCACTGACCCACGAGCCGGTCACCTCTGGCGGTCCAACCACCAGACCACGTTCATCTCCTGCCACCCGTCACATGGCTCAATGGGAGAGCGCTAGGCTGGAAGCCGAGGCTCGCCTTTCCAAGGGGTCACTGTTCTTCAATTCACCACCAACGTCGGTGAAACCTGACCCTGACTTTTTCCTACGCTTATGGAATTCCGAAGTCGGTGAATCGTTTCGGAAATTGAACGGAGAAGCTAAAACCGATTGCAGAAGCCCTATTTCGCAAGCCTCTTCATCCACAAAATGTGGGTCGGTTTCGGGTGTCACCGTTGATGTTGGGCCCATCGCAGCAGGGTCTTCAACCCCTAAAAGCAGTCGGACTGAGGATCCCATCATGTTCGATGCATCTTTTTCATCATGTTCGAACGAGTCCGAAGATTCATCAGACACTGCGCTGCAACTGCTGTTGGATTTCCCCATTAACAATGACATGAGCTTCTTGGAAGATGTTGATACTTACGCTACACCCCTGCAATGTTGA